ATTGTAGATTTTTTTACTTTATCTATGCTTGACTATTCGACGCCATATAATTTTCATGTTATTGGTGATATAAGAGACGAAGATCATAAAATAGATATATCACATGCTAATTTAATACGCCCCTATGCTATTTATAGTAAATTCAATTTTGGCTTGGATAGTGAAGTGTTTTTGTTTTCTGAAAAAGATATCATAGATGATAAATCAAGTATTTGTGATTATTTGAAGATATGGATAAATAATTACTCGGAGCTAAAAGTTCCTTTTTCTTTATATAAATCAGCATTGTATGAGGAGAATTTTGCAGAGACTAAATTTATTTTGTTGTCACAGGCTATTGAAACTTTTCATAGAAAAGTGAGAGGTGGTCATTACATCGATGAGTGTGATTATAAATCTGAAGTATTTAAACCCTTACTGGTAGCTGTCTCAAAAATTCAAAATGATAGCTTAAAAGAGTCACTAAAAAGCGCTTTGAAGTATGGTAATGAAATATCTTTGTGGAAGAGAATTACTGAGCTCATTGAGGAAAATAGAAGTATATTAGTGAATTATTTTAAATTACCTAAGAGGTCTAAGGATCTTGGTAGAGATATTGCTGATATCAGAAATTTTTTAACTCATTATAGTAGCGATAAAGTAATTAAACATGATTACATGGATTTCTATTCATATCTTCTAAAATGTATTTTAGAACTGAGTATTCTTAGACAAATTGGATTTAGTAGTTCTAAACTTGAAGCTATGACCGAGCGAAGCTTTGCGCTTAATTATTTGAAACTCAAGGCACCCAATGACTTGTATTTGTATGAAGAGGGT
Above is a genomic segment from Verrucomicrobiota bacterium containing:
- a CDS encoding HEPN domain-containing protein, with the protein product MFNDTPWNKSVTEVEGMWWPANVAAKGKGIKKLRLNGKLRFEPGGALTLKLYDPDHYGLSWGDNMMHGNVDTTLFSTKVTCLGLYNPYQEGKYITFNISYVLEGFHHPLNRDNCIKELSFSLQHLSQWVTDSGFIFNQKLENQTFTISYKGEKGSWLELTKDFKYKISRNAYSPHKETNEGLVEVREKILFHLRSNKPAAIDKYLDLVGVIVDFFTLSMLDYSTPYNFHVIGDIRDEDHKIDISHANLIRPYAIYSKFNFGLDSEVFLFSEKDIIDDKSSICDYLKIWINNYSELKVPFSLYKSALYEENFAETKFILLSQAIETFHRKVRGGHYIDECDYKSEVFKPLLVAVSKIQNDSLKESLKSALKYGNEISLWKRITELIEENRSILVNYFKLPKRSKDLGRDIADIRNFLTHYSSDKVIKHDYMDFYSYLLKCILELSILRQIGFSSSKLEAMTERSFALNYLKLKAPNDLYLYEEG